Part of the Magnetococcales bacterium genome, GCCATGGTCCGCCTTCTGGCGCGTCTTTTTGCGCCAGAAGGCGGACGTATTGCAGATTTTTAAAGAAGTAACTATTCAGCACCCTTTCAAGAAAAGCTTGAATATGAAAGCCTTTGTCAGGGCTTCGCCCCGAACCCCACCAGGACTCTGTCTAAGGCCCTGCCAGGGAGCCAGCCCCCTGGACTCCGATTCGTTATTCTTTCAAGAAATGCCTGGACATGAAAGCCCTTGTCAGGGCTTCGCCCCAACCCCGCCAGAAAGGGCGCACCCCTTCCTGGGCCATCCCACGCCTTGGCCACATCAACCGGCATCCTCTCCCCCCGTTGCCAGAGTCAACCACGACAAATACTCCGGCAAGCCGGCACTCACCGGAACCGCCAAAATCTCCGGCACATGATAGGGATGAAGCTCCCGCAACCTCTCCTGCAAACGCAGATAAAGCTGTTGCCGCGACTTGATCATAAGCAGGCTCTCCGCACTCTTCTCCACCTTCCCCTCCCAGGTATAGATCGACTCGCCAACCGGAAAGAGATGAACACAGGCCGCCAACCCCTCCTTGACAAGGGTTGTAGCCAAAACACGCGCCTGTGGCACATCAGGAACCGTACACCAAACGATCACGGCAGTCATCTTCCCCTCCACCACTTGAAAATAGATCAATCGTTTGCAGGGACGCCCAACTGCTGCCAGCACCCTTCAAACACCCTCCTTTGACTCCACAACTGTCATAAAAATTTGACGACTAAAAATTATTTTATTTAAAAATCAATCTATAACAAATAAATATCAAACCTGTCGCCGGAGACTTCTTTGATTTGTAAAAATTTTTATACACTTCTTCATATCTTTCCATGAATCATAAAATAAAATCGCACCATATTTTTTACAACATATTCAATTTATTAAACGTTTAATCACAGGCCCAAAAATTGCTTCAGATCTTGCGGGCAACAAATCGCTGACAGGCCGAATGGATTATATTGATCACTTCTGATTCGCCAATCAGCTCGGATTGTCCGGGAAGCGGGGAATAAAAATCCTCCAAAAAAAACAAAATGATAAACTGAAGGAGGCTCCCATGAACGGACCTGGAGTCAAATCGGGCAAGGGCCCTGTTGCATCTCTACTGATTCGCAGCCCGGAAGATCTTCAATACGACCTCTCCGGTCTGGAGAAGCTGTTTTCCCAAGAGGATGCCTGGGCCGGCCTGGCAACCGCCATGCCTCCTCTTACCCATGCCTTGCCAGGCCTGCAAAAGGATCTGGAAGAGACTCTTTCGCTG contains:
- a CDS encoding divalent-cation tolerance protein CutA encodes the protein MTAVIVWCTVPDVPQARVLATTLVKEGLAACVHLFPVGESIYTWEGKVEKSAESLLMIKSRQQLYLRLQERLRELHPYHVPEILAVPVSAGLPEYLSWLTLATGGEDAG